One genomic window of Stieleria sp. JC731 includes the following:
- a CDS encoding EAL domain-containing protein, giving the protein MNDFLLERHILVIDDQSEIHATFKRIFETDRKQDDDLDDFEAKFLQNETASNSNAKDTEAPTFSLTHAYSGEEGVHCIQQSIESGQRFSVAFVDMRMPQGMDGLETIKRLWRIDSDIQVVICTAYSDHTWEDIVQSLGYSDRLLLLRKPFAHDEARQLALALSEKYRLAIRQKQKMSTLRDEVDRRRKAESELRDIAHRDSLTDLPNRPFLIEKLESVLANQGPKRKTFDALLFLDLDNFKIINDSLGHDAGDELLNQVAMRLQECVRERDTSTRCPETCEPLHTDDADKTVRLGGDEFVVLLEQMMHRDDALRVARRIVKRISEPFQIGARLVTVGTSVGVAFLEDSLDDAHDALRNADTAMYQAKNSGKGQIAVFDQTMHDAIVARHELEAQLREALRNEQFELRFQPIVGLLDGTIQGVEVLSRWRNSEGNYIPPSKFIPIAEEIGLVSQFGEWVLEQSMREFSRLMMSFADSDRPDVYLGVNVSRRQLADPFFTDRLIAIRERTKFKWSLKLEMSEASDARHSERSRQTMQELSDLGIGIHIDDFGKGSSSLTCFHEYPVETVKIDRTFTASIVVDHGHAIIAQAIMKLAHHLLAKIVCQGVESPLQLNLLQQWGCDSAQGYLFAPPMTIEGLRSLLLEPTSSRGIQIIRSGLPIALPMPAPPPSSFIQNRLTP; this is encoded by the coding sequence ATGAACGACTTCTTGCTAGAACGACACATCCTGGTCATTGACGATCAGTCTGAAATCCATGCGACATTCAAAAGGATTTTTGAGACAGACCGCAAACAAGACGACGATTTGGACGACTTTGAAGCGAAGTTTTTGCAAAATGAAACGGCTTCAAATTCGAATGCCAAAGATACCGAGGCGCCAACATTCTCGCTGACACATGCCTACAGCGGTGAAGAGGGTGTCCATTGCATTCAGCAATCAATCGAATCGGGACAACGGTTCTCTGTCGCGTTTGTCGACATGAGAATGCCCCAAGGGATGGATGGGCTGGAAACGATCAAGCGTTTATGGCGAATCGATTCCGATATTCAAGTGGTTATCTGCACAGCCTACAGCGACCACACCTGGGAAGACATCGTTCAAAGCCTCGGTTACAGCGATCGTCTGTTACTACTTCGCAAGCCGTTCGCCCACGACGAAGCCAGACAACTGGCACTGGCGTTGAGTGAGAAATACCGGTTAGCGATTCGGCAAAAACAAAAGATGTCGACTCTCCGCGATGAGGTCGACCGCCGCCGAAAAGCCGAATCGGAATTGCGTGATATAGCTCATCGTGATTCGTTAACGGACCTACCCAACCGTCCGTTTCTGATCGAAAAGCTTGAATCCGTTTTGGCAAACCAGGGCCCCAAACGCAAAACATTTGATGCGTTGCTGTTTTTGGATCTTGACAATTTCAAAATCATCAATGACTCATTGGGCCATGATGCGGGTGACGAACTGCTAAATCAGGTCGCAATGCGACTGCAAGAATGTGTACGCGAACGCGACACGTCAACACGCTGCCCGGAAACCTGTGAGCCGCTTCACACTGACGATGCGGACAAGACAGTTCGACTTGGAGGCGACGAATTCGTCGTCTTGCTGGAACAAATGATGCATCGTGACGATGCCCTGCGTGTTGCCCGTCGTATCGTCAAACGCATCTCCGAACCGTTCCAAATCGGTGCACGCTTGGTAACCGTTGGGACGAGTGTTGGTGTCGCGTTCCTAGAAGATTCGCTTGATGATGCCCACGACGCGTTGCGCAATGCCGATACCGCGATGTACCAAGCGAAGAATTCTGGCAAAGGCCAGATTGCGGTCTTTGACCAGACCATGCATGACGCGATCGTCGCGCGGCATGAACTAGAAGCTCAATTGCGTGAAGCTCTACGAAACGAACAATTTGAACTTCGCTTCCAACCAATCGTCGGTCTGCTCGATGGCACGATTCAAGGTGTCGAAGTCCTCTCACGCTGGCGAAACTCCGAAGGCAACTACATCCCGCCAAGTAAGTTCATCCCCATTGCTGAAGAAATCGGGCTCGTCAGCCAGTTCGGTGAATGGGTGCTCGAACAATCAATGCGTGAATTCAGTCGCTTGATGATGTCTTTCGCCGACTCCGATCGACCTGATGTCTACTTAGGTGTCAACGTTTCTCGGCGTCAACTTGCAGACCCGTTCTTCACAGATCGCCTTATTGCGATCCGCGAACGAACAAAATTCAAATGGTCGCTTAAACTGGAAATGTCCGAAGCCAGTGACGCTCGCCACAGCGAGCGGTCTCGGCAAACAATGCAAGAACTGTCTGACCTGGGAATCGGCATCCATATCGACGACTTTGGCAAAGGCAGTTCATCGCTGACCTGCTTTCATGAATACCCGGTTGAAACTGTCAAGATTGACAGAACGTTCACCGCATCCATCGTTGTCGACCATGGCCATGCGATCATCGCACAAGCGATTATGAAACTCGCACATCACTTGCTCGCCAAGATCGTATGCCAAGGGGTGGAATCTCCCTTGCAACTCAATCTGCTGCAACAATGGGGATGCGATAGCGCTCAGGGATATCTCTTCGCACCACCAATGACGATCGAAGGACTACGCAGCCTGCTACTTGAACCGACCAGCAGTCGGGGAATTCAAATCATTCGCTCCGGATTGCCAATCGCGTTGCCAATGCCGGCACCGCCACCATCATCTTTTATCCAGAACCGCCTGACGCCTTAG